In Bacteroidota bacterium, the sequence CCGCCCGAGGGGCCGTCGCCGCCCCGGTCCGGCCCGGACGGACGACCGTGCTCGTCGGCGGTCGCACCTCGCGGCTTGGCATCGGGCTCGGGGTGAGCGACGCGCTCGTGGAGCAGGGGCTGGGGGCGGCGCGGCGGACGAGTCCGCTCCCGAGGGCGGCGGCGGAGGTGACCGACCGCGTGACCGACGTGCAGGAGACGAGCGCGTCGTTCTGGGACCTCCACGCCGGCGCGGCCGATGAGCGGCCCGGCGGCGGGCGGACCGCCCTGACGGTCTACGCCGGTGGGGACGACACGGACCTCGGCGCTCTCCGCCTGCTCCGGGGTGAGAGCGAGGGCGACCTCAATCAGCAGCCCGTGGCGACGCAGAACCGCTGGGGCAGCCGCGCCGCCAGCCTCCTCGATCAGCGGCCGCTCTCGCCCCGACTCGTCCTCACCACCCGCCTCGGCGGCAGCACCTACGACGCCCGCTTCGCCCAGGACGACTTCAGCTTCAACACGACCATCCGGCAGGTGCCGACGGTGCGCATCGACACGCTCGGGTACGACAACCGCCTCGCCGAAGCCGTCGCTGCGCAGCGCCTCGACGCCGTGCTCGGCGACGGCGTAGCCTCCGGCGGCTACAGCTTCCACGCCTACCGCCAGCGCTATGAGGAGCAGGCCGCTTCGCTTCCCACGTTTGCGACCGAGCAGACGGCAGCGCGCCTCGACCTCCACGCAGGCTGGGCCGGACGGGCCGCTTCCGCGCTAGACCTCGACGTGGGATTCCGAGTGCACCTCTATTCGGAGGGCGGCGTGCGTTTCAGCCCCCGCCTCCGCACGCAGTTCGACCTCGCGCCCAGGCTCAGCGTGGCAGCGTCGCTCGGGCGGAGCGCTCAGTTCGTGCACCGCCTCACGCTCGGCGACGTGGCGGGCGCGGCGTCGTGGACGCTGTCCGACTCCCGGGAGACGGTCACGGTCGCGGACCTCGCCGAGGTGACGCTGAGCGCGAGCGCGGGCACCGCGACGGCCCAAATCACGGGATATGCCAAGCGCACGCGCGGGCAGTGGCTTCACGTCGAGGACCGGTCGGCCCGCCGCCTCAACGAGGGTACGGTCCTCACGCGCCCGTGGCTCACCGATGTCGAGGCGAACGCGTACGGCCTCGAAACCCTCGTCCGGGTGCCGGTTCGGCCCTGGAGTTTCGGCGTCAGCGCGGCCCTTGCCCGCGCTGAGTTGCAGCACCCCTTTCTCAACGGCGGCGAGGCTTTTTCCGCCGACTGGGACCGCCTCGCCCGCGTCACCTTCCTTGCTGACGGGCCGGTCGTCGCTGGCCTCCGCCTCGCGTCGTCGTGGACCCTGGCGTCCGGCGCACCCAACCCGCTCGCCGGTTTCCAGATGGAAGACGAGCGGCTCCCCGCCCTATCCCGGCTCGACCTTCGCCTCACGGCGGAGCGCAGGTGGGGCGGAGCGGTGGTTTCGATGAGCCTCGCCGTCCGCAACGTGCTCGACCAGGACAACGTGCTCACGCGCGAGCCGACGACCCTCGTCCGGCGCACCGTCCGCGGCGAGACCCGCCTGGGCGTCGTCCCGCTCGACCTCTACGACGCCGGCTTCCTCCCGACGTTCGACCTCGCGCTCCGGTGGTGAGCTAGACGGGGAGGCGTTTCACGACGGAATGACCTCGAAGGCAGACCCATCGCCGAGCCGGTAGACGAGAAAGTCACTGTCGAGCGTAAACACGCGGCGGAGGTCTAGGCGCTCCGCGAGTGCGCAGAGCGAGGTATCCGCGAGGTCCATCGGGGTAAGGCCATCCAGGACGAGTCGGACATCCGTCAGGATCACAGCCGTCCTTGCTTCCGCTTCTCGGCCATGCCCTCGGCAAACTTCCGACCGGTGTCCTCAGACATCCGCGCTCCGCCGGGTACGTGTTCGCTACTGTCGAATGTGCCGATGTA encodes:
- a CDS encoding TonB-dependent receptor, translating into MRRRLALGLFLLAGAVQAQPLVYDSEALRDVIEDVERRTPWRFLYSDALVAGRTVDLRTDAASLPDTLGQVLAPDGIGVEADYERQRILLVPAGPKPVGETRIVRGRVLDAETGEPLPYATVTWNDGQRGVVADESGRFVLTLPSASSVPLTASFVGYDAQTAAPQGEALAFRLRPEASAVPAVVVDGLLFSAAVDTAWAARLQPGRYDAIGEGGGLRALDVLPSVAPSAAFEDGPVVRGSPSDAFEVRLDGVPVYNPRHLFGLVDAFNGDALRAVALYVGVAPARVAVAPGGAVEYVTATGSPRRPTAEVGVSSLAARGAVAAPVRPGRTTVLVGGRTSRLGIGLGVSDALVEQGLGAARRTSPLPRAAAEVTDRVTDVQETSASFWDLHAGAADERPGGGRTALTVYAGGDDTDLGALRLLRGESEGDLNQQPVATQNRWGSRAASLLDQRPLSPRLVLTTRLGGSTYDARFAQDDFSFNTTIRQVPTVRIDTLGYDNRLAEAVAAQRLDAVLGDGVASGGYSFHAYRQRYEEQAASLPTFATEQTAARLDLHAGWAGRAASALDLDVGFRVHLYSEGGVRFSPRLRTQFDLAPRLSVAASLGRSAQFVHRLTLGDVAGAASWTLSDSRETVTVADLAEVTLSASAGTATAQITGYAKRTRGQWLHVEDRSARRLNEGTVLTRPWLTDVEANAYGLETLVRVPVRPWSFGVSAALARAELQHPFLNGGEAFSADWDRLARVTFLADGPVVAGLRLASSWTLASGAPNPLAGFQMEDERLPALSRLDLRLTAERRWGGAVVSMSLAVRNVLDQDNVLTREPTTLVRRTVRGETRLGVVPLDLYDAGFLPTFDLALRW